The following coding sequences are from one Armatimonadota bacterium window:
- a CDS encoding IclR family transcriptional regulator → MRKKTQPPTGRRLNGTRALGKGLLVLELVADAQSAQSLSALAAQSGLPLSTVHRLLVTLTQQGFVERDAQTRRYRLGARMLTLAAGVLQQADLTREAPPIMQEFVRETGDAISLAALQDGRVVLLEKAQGLDAPRLFLHIGRQAPVHSTALGKALAAGLPDHDVLEILKRHGMARLTPRTITTPRRFLLHLEAVRRRGYALDDEETVVGARCLAVPVRNHRGQVVGALSTSGPTSTWSEERMATVLAALQHAAARLSERLGYRPPRQVNTQGRAPASASWPGVE, encoded by the coding sequence TTGCGAAAGAAGACGCAGCCCCCCACCGGGCGGCGGCTCAACGGCACGCGGGCCCTGGGGAAAGGGCTGCTGGTGCTGGAACTGGTGGCGGACGCCCAGAGCGCCCAGTCCCTTTCGGCGCTCGCTGCGCAGAGCGGCCTGCCACTGAGCACCGTGCACCGTCTGCTGGTCACCCTCACACAGCAGGGGTTCGTCGAACGAGACGCGCAGACACGCCGCTACCGTCTGGGCGCACGGATGCTCACCCTGGCCGCGGGCGTCCTGCAGCAGGCGGACCTGACGCGAGAGGCTCCGCCCATCATGCAGGAGTTCGTCCGGGAGACAGGCGACGCCATCTCGCTGGCCGCGCTGCAGGACGGCCGGGTGGTGCTGCTGGAGAAGGCCCAGGGCCTGGACGCCCCCCGGCTGTTCCTGCACATTGGGCGACAGGCTCCGGTGCACTCCACCGCCCTGGGCAAGGCGCTGGCGGCGGGGTTGCCCGACCACGACGTCCTGGAGATCCTGAAGCGCCATGGGATGGCGCGCCTCACCCCCCGAACCATCACTACGCCGCGGCGGTTTCTTCTGCACCTGGAGGCGGTGCGCCGCCGCGGGTATGCGCTCGACGACGAGGAGACCGTGGTCGGGGCGCGCTGCCTGGCGGTGCCGGTGCGCAATCACCGGGGCCAGGTGGTGGGCGCGCTCAGCACCTCAGGCCCTACCAGCACGTGGAGTGAGGAGCGGATGGCCACGGTTCTGGCTGCCCTGCAGCACGCGGCCGCCCGCCTCTCCGAACGCCTGGGGTACCGTCCCCCGCGGCAGGTGAACACTCAAGGACGCGCCCCGGCCTCAGCCAGCTGGCCGGGGGTGGAATGA
- a CDS encoding sugar phosphate nucleotidyltransferase produces the protein MLAIIPVAGLGTRLRPHTLERPKVLLHVAGRPILGHILDEMLAAGIRRVVLVVGYLGEQIREWVDRHYGDKLEAAFVEQGDPLGNGHAVYVARDYLGADPVLLLFGDTIIRAHLPELLTRPESAAGVKPVDDPRRFGIAEVDAQGYIRRLVEKPEVPTSHLALTGLYLIRNALRLREALERMVREDRRQRGEFWLVDALQLMLEAGEPMRPFPITHWYDCGTIEALLQANRALLALDSPPVPALPDAVLIPPVAVSPQAQVTRSVVGPYVSVGPGARISGAVVRDSIVHPEAIIEDAVVSGAVIAEGARVSGPAAAPSPPDP, from the coding sequence GTGCTGGCCATCATCCCTGTCGCCGGCCTGGGCACGCGACTGCGGCCGCACACCCTGGAGCGGCCCAAGGTCCTTCTGCACGTGGCCGGCCGACCCATCCTGGGCCACATCCTGGACGAGATGCTGGCGGCGGGCATCCGCCGCGTGGTGCTGGTCGTGGGCTACCTGGGAGAGCAGATCCGGGAATGGGTGGACCGCCACTACGGGGACAAGCTGGAGGCCGCCTTTGTCGAGCAGGGAGACCCGCTGGGCAACGGCCACGCCGTCTACGTGGCCCGTGATTATCTGGGCGCAGATCCCGTCCTTCTGCTCTTTGGCGACACGATCATCCGAGCTCACCTGCCGGAGCTGCTGACCCGGCCTGAGAGCGCAGCGGGGGTGAAGCCCGTGGACGATCCCCGCCGCTTCGGCATCGCCGAGGTGGACGCGCAGGGCTACATCCGCCGCCTGGTGGAGAAGCCGGAGGTCCCCACGAGCCACCTGGCCCTCACCGGGCTGTACCTGATTCGCAACGCCCTTCGACTGCGCGAGGCCCTGGAGCGAATGGTGCGGGAAGACCGGCGGCAGCGGGGGGAGTTCTGGCTGGTGGACGCCCTGCAGTTGATGCTGGAGGCGGGGGAGCCGATGCGGCCCTTCCCCATCACCCACTGGTACGACTGCGGGACTATCGAGGCGTTGCTGCAGGCCAACCGGGCGCTGCTGGCCCTGGACAGCCCGCCCGTCCCCGCGCTGCCGGACGCGGTGCTCATCCCTCCCGTGGCAGTATCCCCGCAGGCCCAGGTCACCCGATCGGTGGTCGGCCCCTATGTCTCGGTCGGTCCCGGGGCGCGAATCAGCGGAGCGGTGGTGCGGGACAGCATTGTCCACCCCGAGGCCATCATCGAGGATGCCGTGGTATCGGGGGCTGTGATCGCCGAGGGTGCCCGGGTGAGCGGTCCTGCCGCCGCGCCCTCCCCGCCGGATCCCTGA
- a CDS encoding sugar transferase codes for MSLRLTERKLLLFLGDLFAVGAALLLVLALRFAFPLGWQTVAARPMWFALLAGLWSVCAPLLNAYDLRRASRAGSGVAVGAGVALVVALIYLAIPRYTPHLPASRLSTGLFLLLVVGLVGAWRAAYALLLVQPTFRHRVLVLGAGWAGRSLVEAVRSHASREYDLVGFVDDDPAKQGREIDGLAVLGTAEQLRQVAQVHNVSEVVVAITRSGLMDGRLVQVLMDCHEQGIQVTLMAPLYERLTGRVPVEHAGPNLQVVLPVERDPNRVYLLVKRGVDVLIGLLGTAVLGLLFPFIALALRLEGPGPLLYRQVRVGRGGRHFTLVKFRTMVPEAEPDGPQWAQEGDRRVTRVGRFLRRLHLDELPQALNLLRGEMSFIGPRPERPEFVAALEQQIPFYRARHAVRPGITGWAQVNYGYGSSAEDALIKLQYDLYYAKHCSLFLDLAILVRTLGLVLTLRGR; via the coding sequence ATGTCGCTGCGGTTGACCGAGCGGAAGCTCCTCCTGTTTCTCGGCGACCTCTTCGCCGTCGGCGCGGCGCTCCTGCTGGTCCTGGCGCTGCGCTTCGCCTTTCCGCTGGGCTGGCAGACCGTCGCCGCCCGCCCCATGTGGTTTGCCCTGCTCGCTGGTCTGTGGAGCGTCTGCGCCCCTCTGCTCAACGCCTACGACCTGCGCCGCGCCTCCCGCGCGGGCAGCGGTGTTGCCGTGGGAGCCGGGGTGGCCCTGGTGGTGGCACTGATCTACCTGGCCATTCCCCGCTATACCCCTCACCTGCCCGCGTCGCGGCTGTCCACAGGCCTGTTCCTCCTCCTGGTGGTGGGGCTGGTCGGCGCCTGGCGCGCCGCCTACGCCCTCCTGCTGGTGCAGCCCACCTTCCGCCACCGGGTGCTGGTGCTGGGGGCGGGGTGGGCGGGTCGGTCGCTGGTGGAGGCGGTGCGCTCCCACGCGTCCAGGGAATACGACCTGGTGGGGTTCGTGGACGACGACCCGGCTAAGCAGGGCCGGGAGATCGACGGCTTGGCGGTGCTGGGCACCGCGGAGCAGCTGCGCCAGGTGGCGCAGGTGCACAATGTCTCCGAGGTGGTGGTGGCCATCACCCGCTCCGGGCTCATGGACGGCCGTCTGGTTCAGGTCCTGATGGACTGTCACGAGCAGGGCATCCAGGTGACGCTGATGGCGCCCCTGTACGAGCGTCTTACCGGCCGCGTTCCCGTGGAGCACGCTGGACCGAACCTGCAGGTGGTCCTCCCCGTGGAGCGGGACCCCAACCGGGTCTACCTTCTGGTCAAGCGCGGTGTGGATGTGCTCATCGGGCTGCTCGGGACCGCCGTGCTGGGACTGCTCTTTCCCTTCATCGCTCTGGCCCTGCGTCTGGAGGGACCGGGGCCGCTCTTGTACCGGCAGGTGCGGGTCGGCCGCGGAGGCCGCCACTTCACGCTGGTCAAGTTTCGCACCATGGTCCCTGAGGCGGAACCGGATGGGCCGCAGTGGGCGCAGGAAGGGGACCGGCGCGTCACCCGCGTCGGCCGCTTCCTCCGCCGGCTGCACCTGGATGAGCTGCCCCAGGCCCTCAACCTGCTGCGGGGAGAGATGAGCTTCATCGGGCCGCGGCCAGAGCGGCCGGAGTTCGTGGCGGCGCTGGAGCAGCAGATACCCTTCTACCGGGCCCGCCATGCCGTCCGTCCGGGAATCACGGGATGGGCGCAGGTCAACTACGGCTACGGGAGCTCCGCCGAGGATGCTCTGATCAAGCTGCAGTACGACCTCTACTACGCCAAGCACTGCTCGCTCTTCCTGGACCTGGCCATCCTGGTGCGCACCCTTGGATTGGTCCTCACCCTGCGGGGGCGCTAG
- a CDS encoding O-antigen ligase family protein, producing MRLGRLRDLVLLLAVAAYSAGYATPGLAVLFLLALVEVLTRSWRWIPTAIDAPLLALALAAVASALASQWRGVSLMLALLFGLTAVVSVRSVAVYAHGGADDIVSLLRIWVAGGAAAALWGLARSGAAGWAAATTPGVGENGLGMTLAVALTLTVALAVTGLLRGRWTAGALTAVLLAGLILTRSRGGWLGAAVGVTLAILLGAPRPARLRLLLWTAVLTVAGLTLLARWPALGGDIRSLVRPEAEANRSRLLIWRAIPRMVADHPLLGTGYGTFVQAYPRYRLPEATELYPPFAHNLWLNFAVETGLVGLAALLALCVVGLRAAWQWVQSSPPQSEGRGAAVAVFAALLVLLTTQMFDGSIMSVHLGFGFLALLILGPVGIRAAETPLYRPGDARP from the coding sequence GTGCGTCTCGGTCGGCTGCGCGACCTGGTCCTGCTTCTGGCAGTGGCCGCCTATTCTGCGGGGTATGCCACCCCCGGACTGGCCGTCCTCTTCCTGCTGGCTCTGGTCGAAGTTTTGACACGCTCCTGGCGCTGGATCCCCACCGCCATCGACGCGCCGCTACTGGCGCTGGCGCTGGCCGCGGTGGCGTCCGCTCTGGCCTCACAGTGGCGCGGCGTCTCCCTGATGCTGGCCCTGCTCTTTGGCCTGACCGCGGTGGTCTCTGTGCGCTCGGTGGCCGTCTACGCCCACGGCGGAGCGGATGACATCGTCAGTCTGCTGCGCATCTGGGTGGCCGGGGGCGCGGCCGCAGCCCTCTGGGGACTGGCCCGCTCAGGCGCTGCAGGTTGGGCGGCGGCCACCACCCCGGGGGTGGGCGAGAACGGCCTGGGAATGACGCTGGCGGTGGCGCTGACCCTGACCGTGGCCCTGGCCGTGACCGGACTCCTGCGCGGCCGCTGGACGGCCGGCGCACTGACCGCTGTGCTGCTGGCAGGCCTGATCCTGACGCGGTCCCGGGGTGGCTGGCTGGGCGCGGCCGTCGGGGTGACGCTGGCCATCCTCCTGGGCGCTCCCCGCCCGGCGCGCCTGCGCCTTCTTTTGTGGACCGCGGTCCTCACCGTAGCCGGGCTGACGCTTCTGGCCCGCTGGCCCGCTCTCGGTGGGGACATCCGCTCCCTGGTACGCCCCGAGGCCGAGGCGAACCGCTCCCGGCTGCTCATCTGGCGGGCGATCCCCCGGATGGTTGCCGACCACCCACTCCTGGGCACAGGGTACGGGACCTTCGTGCAGGCCTACCCGCGCTACCGTCTCCCCGAGGCCACCGAGCTCTACCCGCCGTTTGCCCACAACCTCTGGCTGAACTTTGCCGTCGAGACAGGCCTGGTCGGTCTGGCCGCTCTCCTGGCGCTGTGTGTGGTGGGCCTGCGAGCCGCCTGGCAGTGGGTGCAGAGCAGCCCGCCCCAAAGCGAAGGCCGTGGTGCCGCCGTCGCCGTCTTCGCCGCCCTGCTGGTTTTGCTCACCACGCAGATGTTCGACGGCAGCATCATGTCGGTGCACCTTGGCTTTGGCTTCCTGGC